In a genomic window of Penaeus chinensis breed Huanghai No. 1 chromosome 30, ASM1920278v2, whole genome shotgun sequence:
- the LOC125041371 gene encoding myotubularin-related protein 6-like codes for MHISSLEKLPLSTQGSPLQVRCKTFLTVTFVIPRERDCHDIYTSLLQLSQPVHLEDLYCFHYTASNDDIVKSMGWDLYNPAREYHRMGVPCDSWAPTALNHNYEICDTYPQELFVPASAPTKVILSSSKFRSKGRFPVLSYLHKNQAALCRSSQPLSGFSARCEEDEELLDCILHSNPNSSHMIVVDTRPKINAMANRAAGKGYENEAYYENIKFHFSGIENIHVMRASLTKLIETCQLVTPSMSGFVGGVESSGWLKHVRSVLETAAFITSSMVEGVSVLVHCSDGWDRTAQTCALAQLMLDPYYRTTQGFQILIEKEWLAFGHKFTDRCGHIQGDGKEVSPIFTQFLDCVWQLQQILPSAFEFNERYLLILHDHVYSAQFGTYIGNCQKDRIDLRLAERTYSLWGYMKMHESEYRNPLYRRDSTTDVLKVILCPQSIRFWRGMYNRFENGVHPREPLGDLLAATTEHTQGLTDQAEFLTKRITWLKSELEVKSGHSQKKDTDNRLLEDGAQQNGDEKASPLVGGLSMREVEESLVSVGALTVNSADAAVTPEKLSPGSNFIHPAQIIESGKRLLSQLSTYQSTRILSPEITSVALDWKTFRNVRECSCSTPFDHFSRKYHCWRCGEVFCTRCIDKKAALPGHLSQQPVPVCRPCYKDVTRSISVDTP; via the exons ATGCACATCTCGAGTCTGGAGAAGCTGCCGCTGTCGACGCAGGGCTCGCCGCTCCAGGTGCGCTGCAAGACGTTCCTCACGGTCACCTTCGTCATCCCCCGCGAGCGCGACTGCCACGACATCTACACCTCGCTGCTCCAGCTGTCGCAACCAG TTCACTTGGAGGACCTCTACTGCTTCCACTACACGGCAAGCAACGATGACATCGTCAAGAGCATGGGCTGGGACCTGTACAACCCCGCTCGCGAGTACCACCGCATGGGCGTCCCCTGCGACTCGTGGGCGCCCACCGCCCTCAATCACAACTatgag ATCTGTGACACGTACCCTCAGGAGCTCTTCGTCCCTGCCTCCGCGCCCACGAAGGTCATCCTCAGCAGTTCCAAGTTCAGGAGCAAGGGCCGCTTCCCCGTCCTCTCTTACCTTCACAAAAACCAG GCAGCGTTGTGTCGCTCCTCGCAGCCTCTCTCTGGGTTTAGTGCTCGgtgcgaggaggacgaggagctgTTGGACTGCATCCTCCACTCCAACCCAAACTCTTCACACATGATTGTTGTAGACACAAGACCTAAG ATCAATGCCATGGCCAACCGTGCGGCTGGAAAAGGTTATGAGAATGAGGCCTATTACGAAAACATTAAATTCCACTTCTCTGGGATAGAAAACATTCATGTCATGAGAGCTTCCCTTACCAAGCTTATTGAGA CATGCCAGCTGGTTACCCCATCGATGAGTGGTTTCGTTGGGGGCGTGGAGTCGTCCGGGTGGCTGAAGCACGTGCGCTCTGTGCTGGAGACGGCAGCTTTTATCACCAGTTCTATGGTGGAGGGCGTCAGCGTCCTGGTGCACTGCTCGGACGGCTGGGATCGCACGGCCCAGACGTGCGCCCTCGCCCAGCTCATGCTCGATCCCTATTACCGCACCACTCAAGGATTCCAG ATACTCATTGAGAAGGAGTGGCTGGCATTTGGACACAAGTTTACCGACCGCTGTGGACACATTCAGGGTGATGGCAAGGAAGTGTCGCCAATCTTCACACAGTTTCttg ATTGTGTGTGGCAACTGCAACAGATTCTGCCCTCAGCCTTTGAATTCAATGAAAGATATCTGCTTATTCTTCATGATCATGTTTACTCAGCTCAATTCGGAACTTACATCGGGAATTGCCAGAAGGACCGCATTGATCTAAG ATTGGCAGAAAGGACTTACTCTCTCTGGGGCTACATGAAGATGCATGAAAGTGAATACAGGAACCCACTGTATCGACGAGACTCAACTACAGATGTCCTCAAAGTAATTCTTTGTCCTCAGAGCATCAG GTTTTGGCGTGGCATGTACAACCGCTTTGAGAATGGTGTTCACCCACGAGAGCCTTTAGGTGACCTCTTGGCGGCAACAACAGAGCATACACAGGGGCTCACAGACCAGGCAGAGTTTCTTACAAAG CGCATCACTTGGCTTAAGAGTGAGTTAGAAGTGAAAAGTGGCCATTCAcagaagaaagacacagacaaccGGTTACTTGAAGATGGAGCACAACAG AATGGAGACGAAAAGGCCAGTCCCTTAGTGGGTGGGCTGAGTATGCGAGAAGTCGAAGAGTCTCTGGTCTCTGTTGGTGCTTTGACTGTCAACAGTGCAGATGCAGCTGTTACACCTGAAAAACTCTCTCCAGGATCCAACTTCATTCATCCAGCACAGATCATAGAGAGTGGCAAAAGGTTGTTG AGTCAGTTATCCACTTACCAGTCTACCAGAATTCTTTCACCTGAAATCACTTCTGTAGCCCTGGATTGGAAGACCTTCAGAAATGTTCGAGAGTGTTCTTGTTCAACTCCCTTCGACCACTTCAGTCGCAAG TACCACTGTTGGCGATGTGGAGAAGTCTTCTGCACAAGATGCATTGACAAGAAGGCAGCGCTCCCTGGTCACTTGAGCCAGCAGCCTGTACCCGTATGCCGACCCTGCTACAAGGATGTCACTCGTTCCATCTCCGTTGACACCCCATAG